One segment of Coffea arabica cultivar ET-39 chromosome 7c, Coffea Arabica ET-39 HiFi, whole genome shotgun sequence DNA contains the following:
- the LOC113698935 gene encoding protein trichome birefringence-like 19, protein MNLQMFDLPAHQKRRKAPKVASLVALSIALSVATIICVYSPSLLYNPGNVPQAVPSSDSLRESIRRPEKDDEPQAANSPETEPSEPPSSIKSDLIVARTTLDRNNSERRSAPSPSPSQGDENEGRTRIPIQRSPEQTKRVSPVPNPAGGIDHSKLGDKESCDLFTGEWVPNPEAPYYTNSTCYGIYDHQNCMKYGRPDTNFLKWRWKPDGCELPIFDPHQFLEVVRGKSIAFVGDSLARNHMLSLMCLLSRVLYPLDVSTANDENRRWVYREYNFNVSMFWAPYLVRSERTDPNDITRPFNLYLDEFDDGWTTKVQAYDYIIISAGQWFFRPTNFYENRTLIGCLACKQDSVTQFTMNFSYERALRTAFRAVISLANFKGVTILRTIAPSHFEGGVWDQGGDCVRTRPFKRNETVLADYNSELHKIQLKELRIAQEEGSKWGLRFRLFDVTQAMSLRPDGHPSKYGHWPTEKVTNDCVHWCLPGPIDAWNDFLQELIKPEETKKSSYRYT, encoded by the exons ATGAATCTTCAAATGTTTGATCTTCCAGCGCATCAAAAACGAAGAAAGGCACCCAAGGTAGCCTCTCTTGTAGCCTTAAGCATTGCTTTATCCGTTGCTACTATTATTTGCGTATATTCTCCTTCACTACTATATAATCCTGGGAATGTACCTCAAGCGGTCCCTTCTTCTGATTCTCTCAGGGAATCGATAAGGAGACCTGAAAAAGATGATGAACCTCAGGCTGCAAATTCACCAGAAACAGAGCCAAGCGAACCACCAAGCTCCATCAAGAGTGACTTGATAGTTGCCCGGACTACATTGGATAGAAATAATTCTGAAAGGCGGTCTGCTCCATCTCCAAGCCCAAGCCAAGGGGACGAAAATGAGGGAAGAACGAGAATTCCAATCCAACGATCACCGGAACAAACTAAGAGGGTATCTCCAGTTCCTAATCCTGCTGGCGGCATTGACCATAGCAAATTGGGAGATAAAGAAAGCTGCGACCTGTTTACAGGGGAATGGGTTCCCAACCCAGAGGCACCGTATTATACCAACTCCACGTGTTATGGAATTTACGATCATCAGAATTGTATGAAATATGGAAGGCCCGATACTAACTTTTTGAAATGGAGGTGGAAACCAGACGGATGCGAGCTGCCCATATTCGATCCGCACCAGTTTTTGGAAGTGGTTAGGGGAAAGTCTATCGCCTTCGTGGGAGACTCTCTGGCAAGAAATCATATGTTGTCATTGATGTGCCTCTTGTCGAGG GTTCTTTATCCTCTGGATGTTTCAACTGCTAATGACGAAAATAGACGCTGGGTATACAGGGAGTACAACTTCAACGTTTCCATGTTCTGGGCTCCCTATCTGGTAAGGTCAGAAAGAACTGATCCCAACGACATAACCCGCCCTTTCAATCTGTATCTTGATGAGTTTGATGATGGCTGGACAACAAAAGTTCAAGCGTATGACTACATTATCATCTCAGCTGGGCAATGGTTCTTCAGGCCAACCAATTTCTATGAAAATCGCACCCTCATTGGCTGCCTGGCCTGTAAACAAGACAGTGTTACTCAGTTCACAATGAATTTTAGCTATGAAAGAGCTTTGAGGACAGCTTTCAGAGCAGTTATCAGCTTAGCAAACTTCAAGGGTGTAACAATCCTTAGGACCATTGCCCCGTCGCACTTTGAAGGTGGGGTTTGGGACCAAGGTGGAGATTGTGTGAGAACGAGGCCCTTCAAGAGGAATGAGACTGTCTTGGCGGATTATAACTCAGAACTGCACAAAATACAATTGAAGGAACTTAGAATTGCTCAAGAAGAAGGGAGCAAATGGGGTTTAAGGTTTCGATTATTTGATGTAACGCAGGCTATGTCGCTGAGACCAGATGGTCACCCCAGTAAATACGGTCACTGGCCAACTGAGAAAGTGACTAATGATTGCGTGCATTGGTGTTTGCCT